Proteins from a single region of Candidatus Ozemobacteraceae bacterium:
- a CDS encoding flavin reductase family protein, translating to MLKSIDKNTFVPMPVVLVGTMHNGEPNFSPVGWISRVNAQPPMLGIGLYKGHATTAAIEEHREFSVCLPGKELIERVDYCGLVSARKASKAGVFKTFTNELRFAPMIEECPLCIECKLVKSVDLPSNTFFIGEIVAAYADPLILTDDKPDMTKMHGLILTMPDNRYWNIGDTIGQAWGIGKTYRSGGKAGGA from the coding sequence GTGTTGAAAAGTATAGACAAAAATACATTCGTGCCGATGCCGGTCGTGCTCGTCGGCACGATGCATAATGGGGAGCCGAACTTCAGCCCGGTCGGCTGGATCAGCCGGGTGAACGCCCAGCCGCCCATGCTTGGCATCGGCCTCTACAAGGGGCATGCCACGACGGCGGCCATCGAGGAACATCGCGAGTTCAGCGTCTGCCTTCCCGGGAAGGAACTGATCGAGCGTGTCGACTACTGCGGCCTCGTTTCGGCGAGAAAGGCGAGCAAGGCGGGCGTGTTCAAGACGTTCACCAACGAGCTGAGATTCGCTCCCATGATCGAGGAGTGCCCGCTGTGCATCGAGTGCAAGCTCGTGAAATCGGTCGATCTTCCCAGCAACACGTTTTTCATCGGCGAGATCGTCGCAGCCTATGCGGACCCCCTGATTCTCACCGACGACAAGCCCGATATGACGAAAATGCACGGGTTGATTCTCACGATGCCTGACAACCGGTACTGGAACATCGGTGATACGATCGGCCAGGCATGGGGCATCGGGAAAACCTATCGAAGCGGAGGCAAGGCGGGGGGGGCGTGA